One window of Paenibacillus sp. FSL K6-3182 genomic DNA carries:
- a CDS encoding ABC transporter ATP-binding protein — MNVLAVKNLKVWDMKTDHVIIHNSSFELKQGSCLAIVGESGSGKSVTSRSIMRLNKAWLRQSGDIVFKGEHLNQLSEHEMRNKRGKQLCMIMQNGMSAFDPSCVIGIHLKETLYEHFGWSTNEIVEKMKKALASVMLNNPIEVMNKYPHQLSGGMLQRVMIALALVLEPDIIIADEPTTGLDTISQFEVIEQFMQLRERMGCSMIFISHDLGVVKKMADDVLVMKDGEIVEQGSIRAVFSEPVHEYTKYLLSTRLALSNHFKLIMGEG, encoded by the coding sequence ATGAATGTATTAGCGGTGAAAAACTTAAAAGTATGGGATATGAAAACGGATCATGTGATCATTCATAACAGCTCATTCGAGTTAAAGCAAGGCAGCTGCCTCGCTATAGTAGGGGAAAGCGGGAGCGGCAAGTCTGTCACCAGCAGGTCGATTATGAGGTTGAATAAAGCCTGGCTGCGCCAATCTGGAGATATCGTATTCAAAGGTGAACATCTAAATCAGCTTTCTGAACATGAAATGAGGAATAAAAGGGGAAAGCAGCTATGTATGATTATGCAAAATGGGATGAGTGCATTCGACCCTTCGTGTGTGATCGGCATTCATTTGAAGGAAACCCTTTATGAACATTTCGGCTGGAGTACGAACGAAATCGTAGAAAAAATGAAAAAAGCTTTGGCAAGCGTGATGTTGAACAATCCGATCGAAGTGATGAATAAGTATCCGCATCAGCTATCTGGGGGCATGCTGCAGCGAGTTATGATTGCGCTCGCATTAGTACTGGAGCCTGACATTATTATCGCAGATGAGCCAACAACAGGTCTGGATACCATTTCACAATTTGAAGTAATTGAACAATTTATGCAATTGCGTGAGCGAATGGGCTGCTCGATGATCTTTATTTCTCATGACCTCGGCGTTGTAAAAAAAATGGCTGATGACGTTTTGGTCATGAAGGATGGAGAGATTGTCGAACAAGGGAGCATCCGAGCTGTTTTTTCAGAACCAGTGCATGAATATACAAAATATTTGTTGTCTACTAGATTGGCGCTGAGTAATCATTTTAAGCTGATTATGGGGGAGGGTTGA
- a CDS encoding ABC transporter ATP-binding protein encodes MLKIDHVDKSYEKGGLFSKKRQKVLNDISFECGAGECLGIIGESGSGKSTLGRLLLGIEKPDRGSVLFDGKSVGDRKVRFGNISAVFQDYKSSINPFFTVEEAIMEPIKRYKKKHSMVDTLLNQVGLHPSYRTKYPHELSGGEVQRVCIARAISTEPKCIVLDEAISSLDVSVQTQVLDLLKDLKKMYNMSYVFITHDIQVAAYICDRVIIFRDGQVEEIVRIEQLKDVKSEYAKKLLQMLITF; translated from the coding sequence ATGCTGAAAATTGATCATGTGGATAAATCGTATGAAAAAGGCGGATTATTTTCGAAAAAGAGACAAAAAGTGTTGAATGATATTAGTTTTGAATGTGGAGCTGGCGAATGTCTCGGTATTATTGGAGAGAGCGGCAGCGGAAAATCAACCTTAGGGCGATTGTTATTAGGCATTGAAAAGCCTGATCGAGGCAGCGTTTTATTTGATGGCAAGAGTGTAGGGGATAGAAAAGTGCGCTTTGGTAACATTAGCGCGGTATTTCAAGACTATAAGTCGTCCATTAATCCTTTTTTTACGGTCGAAGAAGCCATTATGGAGCCAATAAAAAGGTATAAAAAAAAACATAGTATGGTTGATACGCTGTTAAATCAAGTTGGATTACATCCATCATACAGAACAAAATATCCACATGAACTATCGGGCGGAGAGGTACAGAGGGTATGTATTGCAAGAGCCATCTCCACAGAACCAAAATGCATTGTGTTAGATGAAGCAATCAGCTCATTAGACGTATCTGTTCAAACCCAAGTGCTTGATTTATTAAAAGATTTAAAAAAAATGTACAACATGAGTTATGTATTTATCACACATGATATACAGGTTGCGGCCTATATTTGCGATAGAGTCATTATTTTTAGAGATGGTCAAGTTGAAGAAATAGTGAGAATCGAACAATTAAAAGACGTCAAGTCGGAATATGCGAAAAAATTGTTGCAGATGCTTATCACTTTTTAG
- a CDS encoding MFS transporter yields MSGALSWPFIRLYMLALLYFSGNSILNVIIPLRGESLGASNTTIGLIMGAYLFTTMFFRPWAGRIIQMHGPIKVLRIILIVNGFALILYTITGLEGYLIARILQGVSTAFFSMALQIGIIDSLPEKDRSQGISLYSLFTYMPGILGPVLALGIWQTGDMNYFTMVMIAIAIFTGVFGYGTKMDQGSDQTAANQTGQSESMFKSFGQLVANPSLFKCSMLMLVASMVFGAVTTFIPLYASELKNGNAGIYLMLQACTVVLARFALRKKIPSDGKWHSSFMMGNMLLLTLAAQSVSFSVTGGAVFFYAGSILMGTAQALIYPTLTTYLTFVLPQKSRNVLIGLFIAMADLGISLGGVIMGPIADFTSYSMMYMICAGLGATMIIVAYDRGKMSVRQR; encoded by the coding sequence GTGAGTGGAGCATTATCTTGGCCTTTTATACGATTGTATATGCTGGCTCTTCTTTATTTCAGCGGCAATTCCATATTAAATGTCATTATACCTTTGCGTGGAGAGTCACTCGGAGCCAGCAACACAACGATCGGTTTAATCATGGGGGCGTATTTGTTCACAACCATGTTCTTTCGACCGTGGGCAGGCCGAATTATTCAAATGCACGGACCGATAAAAGTGCTACGCATTATTCTTATCGTCAATGGTTTTGCTTTAATCCTCTATACGATTACGGGTTTAGAGGGTTATTTAATTGCCCGTATTTTACAAGGAGTTTCTACCGCTTTTTTCTCAATGGCATTGCAGATCGGCATCATTGATTCACTGCCAGAGAAGGATCGCTCCCAAGGCATTTCACTTTATTCTTTATTTACGTATATGCCGGGTATCCTTGGCCCTGTTCTGGCTTTGGGTATTTGGCAAACGGGGGATATGAATTATTTTACGATGGTCATGATTGCGATTGCGATCTTTACGGGGGTGTTCGGTTATGGTACCAAAATGGATCAAGGAAGCGACCAGACTGCTGCAAATCAGACCGGGCAGTCAGAAAGTATGTTTAAATCCTTCGGTCAGTTAGTAGCTAACCCATCCTTGTTTAAGTGCAGCATGTTGATGTTGGTAGCTTCAATGGTATTTGGAGCAGTTACCACCTTTATTCCTTTATACGCTTCGGAATTAAAAAACGGCAATGCTGGAATCTATCTTATGCTTCAAGCGTGTACCGTTGTTTTGGCCCGTTTTGCTTTAAGAAAAAAGATTCCTTCGGACGGTAAATGGCATTCATCGTTTATGATGGGGAATATGCTCCTTTTGACATTGGCGGCGCAAAGCGTGAGCTTTTCTGTAACGGGAGGAGCTGTTTTCTTCTATGCGGGTTCCATTTTAATGGGAACGGCTCAAGCTCTCATCTACCCTACATTAACAACCTATTTAACATTTGTTTTGCCGCAGAAGAGCCGCAATGTGTTAATCGGTCTTTTTATTGCTATGGCTGATTTAGGAATTTCACTGGGTGGCGTTATTATGGGGCCAATAGCTGATTTCACATCATACTCTATGATGTATATGATCTGTGCTGGCTTAGGCGCTACGATGATCATTGTTGCTTATGATCGAGGGAAAATGTCTGTTCGACAACGATAG